The Planctomycetota bacterium genome window below encodes:
- a CDS encoding sigma 54-interacting transcriptional regulator, whose amino-acid sequence MKRKKLSEYLTQIKVALGKKDDFKVKRYGEIALKKISGLSFSPVEEYEFYDVLGSVYYNLSEFSKSLDMFYKAHLAALKHRFKPAEICYPLLRMAHNFLVIGNIKEAFEQFQKAEKYYQKYGDGVFPMTRVRYFTVLLGLGYCYLHKGELEKANEIVDTKIPEILQSLDYKFAPMDYNHLKGEYLMAVKEYHKAKDAFNECVKVGDQFNFPRGSLEAKTHLAAIEVMENNIDSASRILQRIINESKRLKLNDLVCEASLMLSKIYFIKNIPEKAMLVEKRIKPVLAKLDMIWLYEKTREFDRLYRQLDIKNDKNYSMAKTPEVLIDVLKQRQGLLPYRKVVIGNSVVMQDVYNLIEKIAPTDLPVLIQGETGTGKELVANIIHQNSLRANAHCLAFNSGALPETLIESHLFGYTKGAFTGAAGDSKGYIELASGGTLFVDEIANMPPSMQQKLLRILEEKLLWQLGAQKPIQINTRFIFASNQNIEQMVRQKLFREDLFYRINTIVINLPHLRNRKEDIPILVQHFLSKHSSAKISNLPVISPSAMQLLIAYPWPGNVRELENEIKRIYVLYPGNGEINESMLSEPIRRYKNGIGSSNAKTLKELTELYQKNIITEALQSFGGSVSQAARALGYDRVNLYRKMKQLKMISSKMLPK is encoded by the coding sequence GTGAAACGCAAGAAGTTATCTGAATATCTCACCCAAATCAAAGTAGCTTTGGGTAAAAAAGATGATTTTAAAGTAAAACGATATGGTGAGATTGCCCTAAAAAAAATATCCGGCCTTTCTTTTTCCCCTGTTGAGGAATATGAGTTTTATGATGTTTTGGGGTCTGTTTACTATAATCTGTCTGAATTTTCCAAGTCACTGGATATGTTTTACAAGGCGCATTTAGCGGCACTGAAGCATCGTTTTAAACCGGCTGAAATCTGTTATCCTTTACTTAGGATGGCCCATAATTTCCTGGTTATCGGAAACATCAAAGAGGCTTTTGAGCAATTCCAAAAGGCGGAAAAATATTATCAAAAATATGGTGATGGTGTTTTCCCTATGACCAGAGTGAGATATTTTACCGTTCTTCTTGGGTTGGGATATTGCTATTTGCATAAGGGAGAGCTTGAAAAAGCGAATGAAATAGTGGATACAAAAATTCCGGAAATTTTACAATCTTTAGACTACAAATTCGCGCCAATGGATTATAACCACCTTAAAGGCGAGTATTTAATGGCTGTAAAAGAATATCATAAAGCCAAAGATGCGTTTAATGAATGCGTTAAAGTCGGCGACCAATTTAATTTTCCACGCGGGTCTCTTGAAGCTAAAACCCACCTCGCCGCAATTGAAGTAATGGAAAATAATATCGATTCGGCATCCCGCATTCTGCAGAGGATTATTAATGAGTCGAAACGTTTGAAATTAAATGATCTTGTTTGTGAAGCATCACTTATGCTCAGTAAGATTTACTTTATTAAAAATATCCCTGAAAAAGCCATGTTGGTGGAAAAAAGAATCAAGCCGGTTTTAGCCAAGCTTGATATGATTTGGCTTTACGAAAAAACAAGAGAATTTGATAGGCTGTATCGCCAGTTAGATATTAAAAATGATAAAAATTATTCTATGGCAAAAACCCCGGAAGTTCTGATTGATGTCTTAAAACAGCGCCAGGGTTTATTGCCATATCGAAAGGTTGTTATAGGGAATTCGGTGGTTATGCAGGATGTTTATAATTTAATAGAAAAGATTGCGCCGACAGATTTACCGGTTTTGATACAGGGTGAAACAGGGACAGGTAAAGAGCTTGTGGCTAATATTATTCATCAGAACAGCTTGCGCGCGAATGCGCATTGCCTGGCTTTTAACAGTGGGGCTTTACCGGAAACCTTGATAGAAAGCCACCTTTTTGGTTATACTAAAGGTGCTTTTACCGGAGCTGCCGGTGATAGCAAAGGATATATAGAACTCGCCTCAGGCGGAACGCTTTTTGTGGATGAGATTGCTAATATGCCGCCATCCATGCAGCAGAAACTATTGCGCATCTTGGAGGAAAAACTTTTGTGGCAGCTAGGAGCACAGAAGCCGATTCAGATAAATACACGTTTTATCTTTGCCAGCAATCAGAATATTGAACAAATGGTCCGGCAAAAACTATTCCGGGAAGATTTGTTTTATAGAATAAATACTATAGTTATTAATCTTCCGCATTTACGCAACCGCAAGGAGGATATTCCTATTCTGGTCCAACACTTTCTCTCGAAACATTCTTCTGCTAAAATCAGTAACCTGCCTGTAATTTCCCCTTCGGCAATGCAACTTTTGATTGCCTATCCCTGGCCAGGTAATGTTCGTGAATTGGAAAATGAAATAAAGAGGATATATGTTTTATATCCGGGGAATGGGGAAATCAATGAGTCTATGCTTTCCGAACCCATACGTCGTTACAAAAATGGTATTGGGTCATCTAATGCGAAAACCCTCAAGGAGTTGACAGAATTATACCAGAAGAATATCATTACCGAGGCTTTACAAAGTTTTGGAGGCAGTGTCAGCCAGGCAGCGCGGGCTCTTGGATATGATAGGGTTAATCTTTACCGGAAGATGAAGCAATTAAAAATGATTTCATCTAAAATGTTACCAAAATGA